In Populus alba chromosome 1, ASM523922v2, whole genome shotgun sequence, a single window of DNA contains:
- the LOC118037698 gene encoding uncharacterized protein At1g08160, whose translation MLPLPPPPPSPLPAEPSPKPEKQGFPVSLNQIVISKQARNQQSSSAETSNPDSKKLSKPPIFKHPRPRRTNPVIWCGAILCLIFSLVLIFFGIATLIIYLVIKPRNPVFDIPNANLSSIYFDSPEYFNGDLTFLADFSNPNQKIDVRFEYVDIELYFSDRLIGTQALQPFTQRSRETRLESVQIISSLVYLPQNLAVELQKQVQSNKVHYNMRVTFKVRSNLGLLHYSYWLHGRCEIQMTGPPTGVIVARSCKTKR comes from the coding sequence ATGCTTCCACTCCCTCCTCCACCACCCTCCCCTCTGCCCGCAGAACCATCTCCAAAACCAGAAAAGCAAGGCTTTCCAGTCTCTCTCAATCAGATAGTCATATCAAAGCAAGCCAGAAATCAACAGAGTTCTTCGGCAGAGACATCAAATCCAGACAGCAAGAAATTAAGCAAGCCACCAATATTCAAACATCCTCGACCTCGCCGTACCAACCCAGTTATATGGTGTGGTGCAATCCTCTGCCTCATATTCAGCCTTGTTCTCATCTTCTTTGGAATAGCAACTTTGATTATCTACCTTGTCATTAAACCAAGAAATCCAGTGTTTGACATACCAAACGCAAATCTAAGCAGCATATACTTCGATTCACCAGAGTATTTCAATGGGGATCTTACCTTCCTCGCAGACTTCTCCAACCCAAATCAGAAAATTGATGTGAGATTTGAGTATGTGGATATAGAGCTCTACTTTTCGGATAGACTTATAGGAACTCAAGCTCTTCAGCCTTTCACACAAAGAAGTCGGGAAACAAGATTGGAATCAGTTCAAATCATATCAAGCTTGGTCTATTTGCCCCAGAATCTTGCTGTTGAACTTCAAAAGCAAGTGCAGAGTAACAAGGTCCACTACAACATGAGAGTAACTTTTAAAGTGAGATCTAACCTGGGTCTGCTCCATTATTCATACTGGTTACATGGAAGGTGTGAGATACAGATGACTGGCCCGCCCACTGGTGTTATTGTTGCCCGAAGTTGCAAAACaaagagatga
- the LOC118037696 gene encoding heavy metal-associated isoprenylated plant protein 47, with translation MKQKIVIKVNMNCDECRTKAKKIAATACGVTSVALEAAKDQIVVVGEEVDSVKLAKSLRKKVGHAVLMSVQEEKDKGKDEKKEDDKKPTLYCYPQPPPYAVVCESNPDSCTVL, from the exons ATGAAG CAAAAAATAGTGATCAAAGTGAACATGAATTGCGATGAATGTAGAACCAAAGCCAAGAAGATCGCTGCCACGGCATGTG GTGTAACTTCGGTGGCGCTGGAGGCAGCCAAAGATCAGATAGTGGTGGTCGGAGAGGAAGTTGATTCGGTGAAGCTGGCAAAGTCACTAAGAAAAAAGGTTGGCCATGCCGTTTTGATGAGCGTGCAAGAAGAGAAAGATAAAGGTAAAGATgagaagaaagaagatgataaaaaacCAACTCTATATTGTTATCCACAGCCTCCACCGTATGCAGTGGTTTGTGAATCAAACCCAGACAGTTGCACCGTATTGTGA